Proteins encoded in a region of the Perca fluviatilis chromosome 6, GENO_Pfluv_1.0, whole genome shotgun sequence genome:
- the LOC120560316 gene encoding intracellular hyaluronan-binding protein 4-like isoform X2: protein MLPDAYGCAVANRYGDLLDDDADPFDLISKAEMEKAKRKKKEDEEKKGKQKKTGHKESQKDRRVPQDPAPVRQQQQARPGPVTESGKEAQRATKTFGGRRPNQEEYTQEFSIARPSYNAESDVRGRGRRGARGGGGGEYKRNSDNFNLRGKREGISPEEKRGGRGPWNWGSVEEAANELMEVTSDAPVKSEEHPRPVEEENRATEEEVGEMVVQVAMEMTLDEWKALQETSRPKAEFNIRKAENKIPSKAKVIHQSKHVEIVKEGTLEDMEDEGNFLRRSVNDITSLLDINFGSLGRPSRGGRGRGARGGPESRPERAKPILEKEEDLAPNPDDPEDFPALSAGR from the exons ATGCTCCCTGACGCCTACGGGTGCGCTGTGGCGAACAGGTACGGGGATCTTCTGGATGACGACGCTGACCCGTTCGACTTGATCAGCAAAGCGGAAATGGAGAAGgcgaaaaggaagaaaaaggaaGATGAAGAGAAGAAAGGCAAGCAGAAAAAAACTGGTCACAAGGAATCCCAGAAGGACAGACGTGTCCCTCAAGACCCGGCTCCAG TCCGTCAGCAGCAACAGGCACGTCCTGGACCAGTGACTGAGAGTGGAAAGGAGGCCCAGAGGGCCACGAAGACTTTTGGGGGCCGTAGGCCCAACCAAGAGGAGTACACACAGGAGTTTTCCATCGCTAG GCCTTCCTATAATGCAGAGTCTGACGTCAGGGGCAGAGGTAGGAGAGGAGcgagaggtggtggtggtggggaatACAAAAGGAACTCCGACAACTTCAACCTGAGGGGCAAGAGAGA AGGTATCTCTCctgaggaaaagagaggaggaagaggacccTGGAACTGGGGCAGTGTTGAAGAAGCTGCAAA TGAATTAATGGAGGTGACATCCGACGCTCCAGTCAAATCTGAGGAGCACCCAAGACCTGTGGAGGAAGAGAATCG AGCAACTGAAGAAGAGGTCGGAGAGATGGTGGTCCAGGTTGCCATGGAGATGACCCTGGATGAGTGGAAGGCCCTGCAGGAGACGAGTCGTCCTAAGGCAGAGTTTAATATCCGCAAAGCCGAGAACAAGATTCCCTCTAAAGCAAAGGTCATCCACCAGTCAAAGCACGTGGAG ATTGTGAAGGAGGGGACCCTCGAAGACATGGAGGATGAAGGCAACTTCCTCCGTAGGTCTGTGAATGACATCACCTCCCTTCTGGACATCAATTTCGGGAGTCTTGGACGCCCCAGTCGTGGGGGTCGGGGAAGGGGAGCACGAGGCGGCCCGGAAAGTCGCCCAGAGAGAGCCAAACCCATATTGGAGAAG GAGGAGGATCTGGCTCCCAACCCAGATGACCCAGAAGACTTCCCAGCGCTGTCGGCAGGAAGATAA
- the LOC120560316 gene encoding intracellular hyaluronan-binding protein 4-like isoform X1, with protein sequence MLPDAYGCAVANRYGDLLDDDADPFDLISKAEMEKAKRKKKEDEEKKGKQKKTGHKESQKDRRVPQDPAPVRQQQQARPGPVTESGKEAQRATKTFGGRRPNQEEYTQEFSIARPSYNAESDVRGRGRRGARGGGGGEYKRNSDNFNLRGKREYDRHNGTGISPEEKRGGRGPWNWGSVEEAANELMEVTSDAPVKSEEHPRPVEEENRATEEEVGEMVVQVAMEMTLDEWKALQETSRPKAEFNIRKAENKIPSKAKVIHQSKHVEIVKEGTLEDMEDEGNFLRRSVNDITSLLDINFGSLGRPSRGGRGRGARGGPESRPERAKPILEKEEDLAPNPDDPEDFPALSAGR encoded by the exons ATGCTCCCTGACGCCTACGGGTGCGCTGTGGCGAACAGGTACGGGGATCTTCTGGATGACGACGCTGACCCGTTCGACTTGATCAGCAAAGCGGAAATGGAGAAGgcgaaaaggaagaaaaaggaaGATGAAGAGAAGAAAGGCAAGCAGAAAAAAACTGGTCACAAGGAATCCCAGAAGGACAGACGTGTCCCTCAAGACCCGGCTCCAG TCCGTCAGCAGCAACAGGCACGTCCTGGACCAGTGACTGAGAGTGGAAAGGAGGCCCAGAGGGCCACGAAGACTTTTGGGGGCCGTAGGCCCAACCAAGAGGAGTACACACAGGAGTTTTCCATCGCTAG GCCTTCCTATAATGCAGAGTCTGACGTCAGGGGCAGAGGTAGGAGAGGAGcgagaggtggtggtggtggggaatACAAAAGGAACTCCGACAACTTCAACCTGAGGGGCAAGAGAGAGTACGATCGACACAATGGAAC AGGTATCTCTCctgaggaaaagagaggaggaagaggacccTGGAACTGGGGCAGTGTTGAAGAAGCTGCAAA TGAATTAATGGAGGTGACATCCGACGCTCCAGTCAAATCTGAGGAGCACCCAAGACCTGTGGAGGAAGAGAATCG AGCAACTGAAGAAGAGGTCGGAGAGATGGTGGTCCAGGTTGCCATGGAGATGACCCTGGATGAGTGGAAGGCCCTGCAGGAGACGAGTCGTCCTAAGGCAGAGTTTAATATCCGCAAAGCCGAGAACAAGATTCCCTCTAAAGCAAAGGTCATCCACCAGTCAAAGCACGTGGAG ATTGTGAAGGAGGGGACCCTCGAAGACATGGAGGATGAAGGCAACTTCCTCCGTAGGTCTGTGAATGACATCACCTCCCTTCTGGACATCAATTTCGGGAGTCTTGGACGCCCCAGTCGTGGGGGTCGGGGAAGGGGAGCACGAGGCGGCCCGGAAAGTCGCCCAGAGAGAGCCAAACCCATATTGGAGAAG GAGGAGGATCTGGCTCCCAACCCAGATGACCCAGAAGACTTCCCAGCGCTGTCGGCAGGAAGATAA
- the znf367 gene encoding zinc finger protein 367, whose amino-acid sequence MADNNHPHVIFCNNSPKRVLVSVIKTTPIKPRNAEALTPTSPGFSDFMVYPWKWGENAHNVTLSPGSVSGASSPTGTQTAREADTDPTPDQIRDGIRRGRPRADTVRELISEGETSSSHIRCNICNRVFPREKSLQAHKRTHTGERPYLCDYPNCGKAFVQSGQLKTHQRLHTGEKPFVCSEKGCGNRFTHANRHCPKHPFSRLKREEPKEGQEKAQSVDNKAVAEWLVKYWRTREQRSPTTTKVKPQGKARAEDQEQQDPMEFLQSDEENGEEEETAEEEKGSQGGAAKRRLQEQRERLHGALALIELANNLSP is encoded by the exons ATGGCCGATAACAACCACCCGCACGTTATTTTCTGCAACAACTCGCCCAAAAGAGTTTTGGTGTCTGTTATTAAGACCACACCGATCAAACCCAGGAATGCGGAGGCCCTGACGCCGACAAGTCCCGGCTTCAGCGACTTCATGGTCTACCCGTGGAAATGGGGGGAGAACGCCCACAATGTGACCCTGAGCCCGGGATCAGTGAGCGGGGCTTCGTCACCTACCGGGACCCAGACGGCCAGGGAAGCGGACACGGATCCTACACCGGACCAAATCAGG GATGGCATCCGCAGAGGGCGTCCACGGGCCGACACCGTTAGGGAGCTCATAAGCGAAGGGGAGACTTCATCCAGCCATATTCGCTGTAACATCTGCAACCGAGTGTTTCCCAGAGAGAAGTCTCTTCAGGCTCATaagaggacacacacag GAGAGAGACCCTACCTGTGTGACTACCCAAACTGCGGGAAGGCATTTGTCCAGAGTGGTCAGCTGAAGACGCACCAGCGGCTGCACACTGGAGAAAAACCCTTTGTCTGCTCAGAGAAAG GATGTGGCAATCGGTTCACACATGCCAACCGTCACTGTCCCAAGCATCCTTTCTCCCGTCTGAAGAGAGAGGAACCAAAGGAGGGCCAGGAGAAGGCTCAGTCTGTGGATAACAAGGCTGTGGCAGAGTGGCTTGTAAA GTACTGGCGAACTCGTGAGCAGCGTTCTCCCACAACTACCAAGGTGAAGCCCCAGGGCAAGGCAAGAGCAGAGGATCAGGAGCAGCAGGATCCCATGGAGTTTCTCCAGTCCGATGAAGAGAAcggggaagaggaagagacgGCAGAGGAAGAGAAGGGCAGCCAGGGAGGAGCCGCCAAGCGGCGCCTCCAGGAGCAACGAGAGCGTCTCCACGGTGCTCTGGCACTCATTGAGCTGGCCAACAACCTGTCTCCCTGA
- the LOC120560316 gene encoding plasminogen activator inhibitor 1 RNA-binding protein-like isoform X3, with protein MLPDAYGCAVANRYGDLLDDDADPFDLISKAEMEKAKRKKKEDEEKKGKQKKTGHKESQKDRRVPQDPAPVRQQQQARPGPVTESGKEAQRATKTFGGRRPNQEEYTQEFSIARGISPEEKRGGRGPWNWGSVEEAANELMEVTSDAPVKSEEHPRPVEEENRATEEEVGEMVVQVAMEMTLDEWKALQETSRPKAEFNIRKAENKIPSKAKVIHQSKHVEIVKEGTLEDMEDEGNFLRRSVNDITSLLDINFGSLGRPSRGGRGRGARGGPESRPERAKPILEKEEDLAPNPDDPEDFPALSAGR; from the exons ATGCTCCCTGACGCCTACGGGTGCGCTGTGGCGAACAGGTACGGGGATCTTCTGGATGACGACGCTGACCCGTTCGACTTGATCAGCAAAGCGGAAATGGAGAAGgcgaaaaggaagaaaaaggaaGATGAAGAGAAGAAAGGCAAGCAGAAAAAAACTGGTCACAAGGAATCCCAGAAGGACAGACGTGTCCCTCAAGACCCGGCTCCAG TCCGTCAGCAGCAACAGGCACGTCCTGGACCAGTGACTGAGAGTGGAAAGGAGGCCCAGAGGGCCACGAAGACTTTTGGGGGCCGTAGGCCCAACCAAGAGGAGTACACACAGGAGTTTTCCATCGCTAG AGGTATCTCTCctgaggaaaagagaggaggaagaggacccTGGAACTGGGGCAGTGTTGAAGAAGCTGCAAA TGAATTAATGGAGGTGACATCCGACGCTCCAGTCAAATCTGAGGAGCACCCAAGACCTGTGGAGGAAGAGAATCG AGCAACTGAAGAAGAGGTCGGAGAGATGGTGGTCCAGGTTGCCATGGAGATGACCCTGGATGAGTGGAAGGCCCTGCAGGAGACGAGTCGTCCTAAGGCAGAGTTTAATATCCGCAAAGCCGAGAACAAGATTCCCTCTAAAGCAAAGGTCATCCACCAGTCAAAGCACGTGGAG ATTGTGAAGGAGGGGACCCTCGAAGACATGGAGGATGAAGGCAACTTCCTCCGTAGGTCTGTGAATGACATCACCTCCCTTCTGGACATCAATTTCGGGAGTCTTGGACGCCCCAGTCGTGGGGGTCGGGGAAGGGGAGCACGAGGCGGCCCGGAAAGTCGCCCAGAGAGAGCCAAACCCATATTGGAGAAG GAGGAGGATCTGGCTCCCAACCCAGATGACCCAGAAGACTTCCCAGCGCTGTCGGCAGGAAGATAA